One Lacticaseibacillus rhamnosus genomic window carries:
- a CDS encoding response regulator transcription factor: protein MVKILVVEDDRNFNDLIATILRQNGYTVQGAENPPAAYDLLQSEQFDLVLSDIMMPQVDGYQFAQELRRTDPSIPILFITARDDIASKEKGFNSGIDDYMVKPINFNELLLRIKALLRRAKITADNLLIVGNLTLNNEAITAQVNHQTVDVTVREFQILYKLLSYPDHAFSRAELINEFWDLASDTSMRAVDVYITKLREKFKAADGFTIKTIHGLGYKAVLTL, encoded by the coding sequence TTGGTCAAAATCCTAGTGGTTGAAGATGACCGCAACTTTAACGACCTGATTGCAACCATCTTACGGCAGAATGGTTACACTGTTCAAGGTGCCGAAAATCCACCGGCAGCCTATGATTTACTGCAATCCGAACAATTCGATCTCGTCTTATCAGACATCATGATGCCTCAGGTAGACGGTTATCAATTTGCACAAGAACTGCGCCGAACCGATCCAAGCATCCCCATCCTCTTCATAACGGCGCGAGATGATATTGCGTCCAAAGAAAAGGGTTTTAATAGCGGCATTGATGATTATATGGTTAAGCCGATTAACTTCAATGAATTGCTATTACGAATCAAAGCTTTGTTACGCCGCGCAAAAATTACGGCCGACAACTTGTTGATCGTTGGCAATCTCACTCTCAACAACGAGGCGATTACTGCACAAGTCAATCATCAAACGGTTGATGTCACAGTTCGGGAATTCCAGATCCTTTATAAATTGCTTTCATATCCTGATCACGCTTTTTCCCGAGCCGAACTTATCAACGAGTTCTGGGACCTTGCCAGTGATACCAGCATGCGCGCGGTAGATGTATACATTACAAAACTACGCGAGAAATTCAAAGCAGCAGATGGCTTTACGATCAAGACCATTCATGGATTAGGTTACAAGGCGGTGTTAACCTTATGA
- a CDS encoding methylated-DNA--[protein]-cysteine S-methyltransferase: MQYTWLNMPEHNYLIVVDQGKLAFVGSPDAKLSEATRYIKGPLVFDREEMLPFRNAIYDYLSGDSREIAVPLVFHGTKLQVAVWRYLMTIPYGETRTYKQVAVAVDRPRAFQAIGNAVGRNPLMMAIPCHRVLRTDGGLGGFRGGLTLKRKLLALEQGQHPTF, translated from the coding sequence ATGCAATATACATGGCTAAACATGCCTGAGCACAATTACTTGATTGTGGTCGATCAAGGTAAGCTTGCTTTTGTCGGATCGCCGGATGCCAAACTAAGCGAAGCAACGCGTTATATCAAAGGGCCACTGGTATTTGATCGCGAGGAGATGTTGCCTTTTCGCAATGCAATTTATGATTATTTAAGCGGTGACAGTCGAGAGATCGCGGTGCCGTTAGTCTTTCATGGCACAAAACTGCAAGTGGCGGTATGGCGTTATTTGATGACAATTCCATATGGTGAAACCCGAACTTACAAACAAGTTGCCGTAGCAGTTGATCGGCCACGTGCTTTTCAGGCAATCGGCAATGCGGTCGGGCGGAATCCATTAATGATGGCGATTCCCTGTCACCGCGTATTACGCACAGATGGCGGACTAGGCGGGTTTCGCGGTGGCTTAACGTTGAAACGCAAATTGTTAGCTTTGGAACAAGGGCAGCATCCAACCTTTTAA
- a CDS encoding HAMP domain-containing sensor histidine kinase has translation MKSVNEQAVQPQVKQHFSWFQFFGSFFTLSILAALPGILYGNNWHLVLTPLLGWYLLYWALVAAGFSAFTAWQKYRAFDKPLKALSDAAEQVANGNFDVYLQPVHAPQNYDYLDAMFANFNIMVAELGSTETLRSDFVANVSHEFKRPLANIQGYAQALQQSGLDRKTQQLYLTTISDSVAHLATLVTNILKLNKLQTQVTAPDYQKFDLSAQLTRCLLDDANAIDAKQLHLTIDLPDSLPIISNPQLLEIVWHNLIGNAIKFAPPRGHLSILAKADDTTLRVHIHDDGQGIDENTQAHIFDKFYQGDTSHASAGNGLGLAIVAQVIRLLNAKISVQSNPHQGTTFTVSLPQSEN, from the coding sequence ATGAAATCAGTAAATGAGCAAGCCGTTCAACCACAAGTAAAGCAACACTTTTCATGGTTTCAATTCTTTGGCTCCTTCTTTACCTTGAGCATTCTAGCAGCCTTACCGGGAATACTTTATGGTAATAATTGGCATCTAGTGTTGACCCCGTTATTAGGCTGGTATCTGCTTTACTGGGCGTTGGTCGCTGCCGGCTTCTCCGCATTCACCGCCTGGCAGAAATACCGCGCTTTTGACAAGCCACTTAAAGCTTTGAGCGATGCCGCTGAACAAGTAGCAAATGGTAACTTTGATGTTTATTTACAACCGGTTCATGCACCCCAGAATTACGACTACCTAGACGCGATGTTTGCTAACTTCAATATTATGGTCGCCGAACTGGGCTCCACCGAAACCCTGCGTAGTGACTTTGTTGCCAATGTGTCACATGAGTTCAAACGACCGTTGGCAAATATTCAAGGTTATGCCCAAGCATTACAACAGTCAGGGCTTGACCGGAAAACACAGCAACTTTATTTGACCACCATTAGTGACTCGGTCGCCCATTTAGCAACGCTTGTCACGAATATTCTAAAGCTTAACAAACTACAAACCCAAGTCACGGCACCTGATTACCAAAAATTCGATCTCAGTGCGCAACTGACGCGCTGCTTACTGGATGATGCCAATGCGATTGATGCTAAACAGTTACATCTAACAATTGATTTACCCGACTCACTGCCAATTATCAGTAATCCCCAACTCCTCGAGATCGTTTGGCACAATCTCATCGGCAATGCAATTAAATTCGCACCGCCACGTGGTCACCTGTCGATTCTCGCAAAAGCTGACGATACCACGCTACGTGTCCATATTCACGACGATGGTCAGGGAATTGACGAAAATACGCAGGCACATATTTTCGACAAGTTTTACCAAGGCGATACATCACATGCAAGTGCAGGAAATGGCCTTGGGCTCGCCATTGTGGCGCAGGTTATTCGCTTGCTTAATGCAAAAATCAGTGTCCAAAGTAACCCTCACCAAGGTACTACCTTCACCGTATCTCTTCCGCAAAGTGAAAATTAA
- a CDS encoding D-alanine--D-alanine ligase family protein codes for MKIVVLAGGRSTERNVSISSGYRITNALRQKGQQATFIDLFLGYDLEGKTVDQVFDDANTSKDLKISDAILTDADINKLRTDGSTQLFGPNVLAICKAADIVFLALHGGDGENGKVQATLDLNNVKYTGSGPLASGITMNKVFSKEVMLYHGIQTAAFKEFKRNQNGKHTVPFDFPVVVKPTSGGSSVGTHIAHNQEELENGIADVFRFDNSAIVEEFTPGREFSLGVVNGRAFSAIEIKVHSGWYDFKHKFQAGYTDFITPPKNLDESVHQAMKDVSLQTMDVLGLQNYGRIDFFANDKGVWVIEANNLPGMTPLSLLPQEAEADGVEYGDLVMDIINGKLKLYAEGMTEAGIMTTANH; via the coding sequence ATGAAAATTGTCGTTTTAGCAGGCGGCCGGAGCACGGAACGCAATGTGTCGATTTCCAGCGGCTACCGGATCACGAACGCCTTGCGACAAAAAGGGCAACAGGCCACCTTCATTGACCTGTTTCTTGGCTACGACCTTGAGGGAAAAACGGTTGACCAAGTGTTTGACGATGCCAACACCAGTAAGGATCTGAAAATTTCAGATGCCATTCTGACTGACGCCGACATCAACAAGTTACGGACAGACGGCAGCACGCAACTGTTTGGTCCTAACGTTTTGGCGATCTGCAAGGCTGCAGATATTGTGTTCTTGGCACTGCATGGTGGTGATGGCGAAAATGGTAAGGTTCAGGCAACGTTGGATCTGAACAACGTCAAATATACCGGTTCCGGTCCGCTGGCTTCCGGCATTACCATGAACAAGGTCTTCAGCAAAGAAGTTATGTTATACCACGGCATCCAGACTGCGGCGTTCAAAGAATTCAAACGCAATCAAAATGGTAAACATACGGTACCGTTTGACTTTCCGGTTGTCGTTAAGCCTACATCAGGCGGCTCTAGTGTTGGCACGCACATTGCGCACAATCAAGAGGAACTGGAAAATGGCATTGCAGATGTTTTCCGGTTCGATAACAGCGCGATTGTCGAAGAATTCACCCCTGGCCGCGAATTTTCTTTAGGCGTTGTCAATGGCCGGGCGTTTTCTGCCATTGAGATTAAAGTGCATTCCGGTTGGTACGACTTCAAGCACAAATTCCAAGCGGGCTACACCGACTTCATCACGCCGCCTAAGAATCTGGATGAATCAGTTCATCAAGCAATGAAGGATGTCTCGTTACAAACCATGGACGTTTTGGGATTGCAAAACTATGGGCGGATTGACTTCTTTGCCAACGATAAGGGCGTCTGGGTGATCGAAGCCAACAACCTGCCTGGCATGACACCACTTTCGCTCTTACCACAGGAAGCCGAAGCAGATGGCGTAGAATATGGCGATCTCGTTATGGACATTATCAACGGTAAACTGAAACTTTACGCAGAAGGCATGACGGAAGCCGGCATTATGACCACAGCCAATCACTAG
- a CDS encoding D-2-hydroxyisocaproate dehydrogenase codes for MKIIAYGARVDEIQYFKQWAKETGNTLEYHTEFLDEHTVEWAKGFDGINSLQTTPYAAGVFEKMHEYGIKFLTIRNVGTDNIDMTAMKKYGIRLSNVPAYSPAAIAEFALTDTLYLLRNMGKVQAQLHAGDYEKASTFIGKELGQQTVGVMGTGHIGRVAIKLFKGFGAKVIAYDPYPMKGDHPDFEYVSLEELFKQSDIIDLHVPGIKQNTHIINEAAFDLMKPGAIVINTARPNLIDTQAMLSNLKSGKLAGVGIDTYEYETEDLLNLAKHGSFKDPLWDELLAMPNVVLSPHIAYYTETAVHNMVYFSLQNLVDFLTKGETNTEVTAPAK; via the coding sequence ATGAAGATTATTGCATATGGTGCACGCGTGGATGAGATCCAATATTTCAAACAGTGGGCTAAGGAAACCGGCAACACGCTGGAATATCATACGGAATTTCTTGATGAGCATACCGTTGAATGGGCAAAGGGATTTGACGGCATTAACTCACTACAAACGACGCCATACGCAGCTGGTGTGTTTGAAAAAATGCACGAATATGGCATCAAGTTTCTCACCATCCGCAATGTCGGAACCGACAATATCGATATGACGGCGATGAAAAAATACGGCATTCGCTTAAGTAATGTTCCGGCGTATTCACCGGCTGCCATTGCTGAATTTGCGCTAACCGATACGTTATATCTACTTCGCAACATGGGAAAGGTTCAAGCACAGCTACATGCAGGCGACTACGAAAAAGCCAGCACCTTCATCGGCAAAGAACTTGGTCAGCAAACAGTCGGCGTGATGGGGACCGGACACATTGGCCGCGTTGCCATCAAGCTCTTCAAAGGTTTTGGTGCCAAAGTGATTGCTTACGATCCATATCCGATGAAAGGCGATCATCCGGACTTTGAATATGTCAGCTTGGAAGAACTATTCAAACAAAGTGACATCATTGATCTTCACGTTCCGGGCATTAAACAAAATACCCACATTATCAACGAGGCCGCGTTTGATCTTATGAAGCCAGGCGCGATCGTAATTAACACCGCGCGGCCGAACCTGATTGATACCCAGGCGATGCTCAGCAACCTGAAGTCCGGTAAACTGGCCGGCGTCGGAATCGATACGTACGAATACGAAACCGAAGATCTGTTGAACCTCGCCAAACACGGTAGCTTCAAGGATCCGTTATGGGATGAACTGCTCGCGATGCCAAATGTTGTTCTCAGCCCGCATATTGCGTACTACACAGAAACCGCCGTGCACAACATGGTTTACTTCTCACTGCAGAATTTAGTCGACTTTTTGACAAAGGGAGAGACGAATACTGAAGTGACAGCACCGGCGAAATAA
- a CDS encoding DHA2 family efflux MFS transporter permease subunit, which translates to MKQSAPKNRNLIFAVLLTGTLISSLLQTALTTALPDIIKTFGVTANAGQWLTSGFSLAMGIMIPATAFLIKRIPTKALFIASMLLFAGGSLLAALAPTFAILLAGRIIQSLGTGILLSLTQVVILTIFPVSKQGGIMGIYGLAASAAPIIAPTITGLLIDYMSWRVIFWVGVIVAVADIIFALIVIKDVLPTEKLQFDWQSFLLISIAFTGITVGFGNLGTAPFLSLAIAAPLAIAVVAGMAFIYRALHVDQPLLDLHVFKDPVFRTAVILSALMYAVLMAVSTVFPIYAQTVHHLSATMSGLIMMPGSLAMAIMSPITGRLYDRYGIRPLAIIGVLLVLISSLGTSFLTTSTSIIYLTVVWAMRSIGLSCLMMPLVTWSVTQLTGKAIASASAVLTTLRTVAGAVGTSVSVALMSFIANRGAAQQTVVASVGGVNATFISMSIIVVLMLIIILKSVKSSKTPEVVVAEDQKH; encoded by the coding sequence ATGAAACAATCTGCACCCAAGAACCGAAATTTGATTTTTGCTGTATTATTGACAGGTACCCTGATTTCGTCTTTACTGCAAACTGCGCTGACAACCGCATTACCCGATATCATCAAGACTTTCGGCGTAACTGCTAACGCCGGCCAGTGGCTCACCAGCGGCTTTTCCTTGGCCATGGGGATTATGATTCCTGCAACGGCATTTCTGATCAAAAGAATTCCGACCAAGGCCTTGTTCATCGCCAGCATGCTCTTGTTTGCTGGCGGTTCACTGCTGGCTGCACTTGCACCAACTTTTGCCATTTTATTGGCAGGCCGAATTATTCAATCACTCGGAACCGGTATCCTGCTGTCGTTAACGCAAGTCGTCATTTTAACTATTTTCCCCGTTTCGAAACAAGGTGGCATTATGGGCATTTACGGCTTGGCTGCCAGTGCCGCCCCGATTATTGCGCCGACGATTACCGGCCTCTTAATCGATTACATGAGCTGGCGGGTCATATTCTGGGTCGGCGTCATCGTTGCCGTAGCGGATATTATTTTTGCTTTAATCGTTATCAAAGATGTCTTGCCGACCGAAAAGCTGCAATTTGACTGGCAGTCTTTCTTGCTCATCAGTATCGCCTTTACCGGTATTACCGTTGGCTTCGGTAATCTTGGTACCGCACCGTTTCTGAGTTTGGCAATTGCCGCGCCGCTAGCGATAGCAGTTGTGGCCGGGATGGCATTTATCTACCGTGCCTTGCATGTTGATCAACCATTACTTGATTTACACGTCTTTAAAGATCCGGTCTTCCGGACTGCAGTGATTCTAAGCGCGTTAATGTATGCCGTTCTCATGGCGGTTTCCACAGTTTTTCCCATCTACGCACAAACCGTCCATCACCTCTCCGCCACCATGTCTGGCCTGATCATGATGCCCGGTTCGCTTGCCATGGCAATTATGAGCCCGATCACCGGCCGATTATACGATCGTTACGGCATCCGCCCGCTTGCAATTATCGGCGTTCTGCTAGTCCTAATTAGCAGTCTCGGCACCAGCTTTTTGACGACTTCAACTTCAATCATCTATCTGACCGTTGTATGGGCCATGCGAAGTATCGGCTTATCCTGCTTAATGATGCCACTGGTCACCTGGAGTGTCACCCAGCTAACCGGCAAAGCTATTGCCTCGGCATCTGCCGTTTTGACCACCTTACGAACCGTTGCTGGAGCAGTCGGGACATCGGTTAGCGTAGCGTTAATGTCGTTTATCGCCAATCGCGGTGCAGCACAGCAAACTGTGGTGGCATCGGTTGGTGGCGTGAATGCTACTTTTATTAGTATGTCGATCATCGTCGTCTTGATGCTGATCATCATTCTAAAAAGTGTTAAATCTTCTAAAACGCCAGAAGTGGTTGTCGCTGAAGACCAAAAACATTAG